A single window of Chitinophaga sp. XS-30 DNA harbors:
- a CDS encoding DUF433 domain-containing protein, protein MTPGLMGGRPTIRGLRFPVGDILELLADGMSSEEILNQHPILEKEDITAALYYASVRMKNTAILHTCT, encoded by the coding sequence ATGACACCTGGGCTAATGGGAGGCAGGCCTACCATCAGGGGGCTGCGTTTCCCTGTCGGAGATATTTTAGAGTTATTGGCAGATGGCATGAGTAGTGAGGAGATACTTAATCAGCATCCGATATTGGAGAAAGAAGATATTACCGCTGCGTTGTATTACGCTTCTGTAAGAATGAAGAATACCGCTATCCTGCATACCTGCACATAG
- a CDS encoding antitoxin Xre/MbcA/ParS toxin-binding domain-containing protein has protein sequence MSTISLLSSYEAILSLQSVCYSIITDQIHRGITKKQLVQFKDVLDITFSELAGLLHVTDRTLYLKNNEDVLSETLADHAFSIAQIYSIVYNAFLNKKKADRWMRLKSKAFGDKSAMELCKSIVGREAVAQEIMRLRMGLY, from the coding sequence ATGTCAACTATAAGCCTTTTAAGCAGCTATGAAGCCATTCTCTCACTTCAATCCGTTTGCTATTCTATCATTACGGACCAGATCCACCGGGGAATTACTAAAAAACAGTTGGTTCAGTTCAAGGATGTTCTTGACATTACGTTTTCAGAATTGGCCGGGTTACTCCATGTGACTGACCGCACACTCTACCTAAAGAATAACGAAGACGTGCTTTCGGAAACTCTGGCTGATCATGCCTTTTCCATTGCACAGATATATAGCATCGTATATAATGCTTTCTTAAATAAAAAGAAGGCTGACAGGTGGATGAGGTTAAAGTCAAAGGCATTTGGTGACAAATCAGCCATGGAACTATGCAAAAGCATCGTTGGCAGGGAGGCTGTAGCACAAGAAATAATGCGCCTTAGGATGGGGTTATATTAA
- a CDS encoding SusC/RagA family TonB-linked outer membrane protein — protein MAIFRGGQLKNKFSKWAQNVHPFSLQFDLILDSEPVIFCISTKRLQLMRQCYRTTIFSWYSRLTVLLLLPFTSTSARAVQDSASITINVKNASIEEVFRSIERQTNFSFVYNTQLLPPSEKISIHVQKASLGQAMDMILEGRKLKWSMEGKAIVISVLPKDNGSRPMPKEIPAARLADTIPKITVSGIVVDAKGKPLPGTTVLEKGANQGTSTNAEGRFILTNVASNATLSISSIGYEGKQIKLNGRSVIDITLNEVVTELENVEVVSTGYQDIPKERATGSFVQLDNELVNRTVSTNILDRIYNVTSSLKFEPRPGSPNANGSNISIRGFSTINANMKPLIVIDGFPYEEDGNSTNILLNNLNPNDVQSITILRDAAAASIWGARSGNGVIVITTKKGRFNKKAKVQLNANVNITEKPNLGYLPIISSRDAIEFERARFATGVFNDYDDLYPSLNYFPVVSPAVEIMLAERRGELTKTEADAQLNALSNRDVRDDIDKYLLRTSVNQQFNVNINGGTGNYNYYGSIGYDKNLSNELGNGNSRFTFRLDNTFKPIKNLEVNGYIVYTQSERQSSNVTYQNFLATGTLPAAPYTKFTDNNGSPIPIPYSFGGLRQKYLDTVNTPGLLDWSYNPIDELNSSDNKVKLFNARLGGSVKYTIIPGLTAEFRGQYEKGLTNSRSNYNTATYTTRNLINRFMQIDGTGKPVYPIPLGDILDEGNANQTSWNARGQLNLNRRWNDHQIDAIAGVEGRETSYEFNRSRKYGYNPNTYLYATTINYSSTYPNRPNGNYGNNNRISSGDALSGRLNRFISYYANAGYTYQGKYAITASARVDGSNFFGIKANQKLVPLWSSGIGWDISKEEFYSVGWLPYLKLRATYGFNGNMNNSATALPTAFYNLPSGSYHTEPTLSLRTPPNPGLSWERIRMINVGIDFGTLKNRITGSVEYYNKRGIDLIGSLVIESTVGVQNYVANYASMKGKGVDLILNTTNIDRSVKWQTNFILSYNTDEITDYRQTASSATLYLIDNFAVIGKPLIRAYAYPSAGLDPTNGNPRGYVDGNVEDFTKVLTDAQPEDIKYFGTLTPQYFGAVRNNLLFKSISVSANITYRFKYFFRRNTINYNSLVANWGGHLDYEKRWQESGDEQNTTVPSLPPSLDNRFNFYSNSEDLVEKGDHIRLQDVRLSYDFNRATFSRLPFSNAQIYVYANNLGILWRANKSGLDPDFPGLSSIPTPKSWAIGVNVSF, from the coding sequence TCTCCCTCCCTCGGAGAAAATAAGCATACACGTACAGAAGGCATCCTTAGGGCAGGCCATGGATATGATACTTGAAGGCAGAAAACTGAAGTGGTCGATGGAGGGGAAAGCGATTGTAATATCCGTGTTGCCGAAGGATAATGGCTCAAGGCCGATGCCAAAGGAAATACCTGCAGCTCGGCTTGCGGATACTATCCCCAAAATCACTGTTTCTGGCATAGTAGTGGATGCCAAGGGTAAACCATTGCCAGGTACTACCGTGCTTGAGAAAGGAGCTAACCAGGGCACGAGTACCAATGCCGAAGGACGTTTTATCCTTACAAATGTTGCTTCCAATGCAACGCTGTCAATCAGTTCCATAGGATACGAAGGAAAGCAAATAAAGTTAAATGGCCGGTCGGTGATTGATATCACACTCAATGAAGTGGTTACGGAGCTCGAAAATGTGGAGGTTGTCTCCACGGGTTACCAGGATATCCCCAAAGAACGTGCAACGGGTTCCTTTGTGCAATTGGATAATGAATTGGTGAATCGCACTGTTTCTACCAATATCCTGGATCGCATCTACAATGTGACCAGTAGTTTGAAGTTTGAACCGCGACCAGGAAGCCCCAATGCTAATGGGAGTAATATCAGTATTCGGGGGTTTAGTACCATTAATGCCAACATGAAGCCGCTAATTGTGATTGATGGTTTTCCATATGAAGAGGATGGCAATAGTACAAATATCCTCCTTAATAACCTTAACCCCAATGATGTGCAAAGCATAACTATCCTTCGTGATGCGGCTGCGGCTTCCATTTGGGGGGCTCGATCTGGGAATGGCGTAATAGTGATTACAACCAAGAAAGGGCGCTTTAATAAAAAGGCAAAGGTTCAGCTCAATGCTAATGTAAATATAACTGAAAAGCCCAATCTTGGGTACCTCCCCATTATTTCCTCTAGAGATGCCATTGAGTTTGAACGAGCCAGGTTTGCCACCGGGGTATTTAATGACTATGATGATTTGTATCCCAGCCTCAACTATTTTCCTGTAGTGTCGCCTGCCGTTGAAATTATGCTGGCTGAGCGACGGGGAGAATTGACCAAAACGGAAGCAGATGCGCAGTTGAATGCGCTATCGAATCGTGATGTTCGGGACGATATTGATAAATATTTGCTGCGTACATCAGTCAACCAGCAATTCAATGTCAACATCAATGGTGGAACCGGGAATTATAACTACTATGGCTCTATTGGATATGATAAAAACCTATCCAATGAGCTAGGCAATGGCAATTCGCGCTTTACCTTCCGGCTGGACAACACGTTTAAACCTATAAAAAACCTGGAAGTGAATGGGTACATCGTATATACACAAAGCGAGCGCCAAAGCAGCAATGTAACCTATCAGAATTTTTTAGCAACAGGCACTTTGCCCGCCGCGCCTTATACTAAGTTTACTGATAATAATGGAAGTCCAATACCTATCCCCTATTCTTTTGGCGGCTTAAGGCAAAAATACCTAGATACAGTTAATACCCCTGGATTACTCGATTGGTCGTATAATCCTATCGATGAACTCAATAGCAGTGATAATAAAGTAAAACTATTTAATGCAAGGTTAGGCGGGTCAGTGAAATACACTATAATACCAGGATTAACTGCGGAGTTCAGGGGCCAGTATGAAAAAGGGCTGACTAATTCCCGAAGCAACTACAACACAGCAACATATACTACCCGGAATCTCATCAACCGGTTCATGCAAATAGACGGTACAGGAAAACCCGTTTATCCCATTCCATTGGGTGATATACTGGATGAGGGAAATGCTAACCAGACTTCTTGGAATGCTCGTGGACAACTAAATTTAAATAGGAGATGGAATGACCACCAGATCGACGCTATTGCCGGAGTGGAAGGTAGAGAAACATCTTATGAATTTAACAGAAGCAGAAAGTACGGATACAATCCCAACACCTATCTCTATGCAACAACTATCAATTACAGTTCCACCTACCCTAACCGCCCAAACGGAAACTATGGAAATAATAATAGGATTTCAAGTGGAGATGCTCTAAGCGGAAGATTAAATCGCTTCATCAGCTATTATGCCAACGCGGGTTATACTTATCAAGGTAAATACGCAATAACAGCCAGTGCACGTGTGGATGGGAGTAATTTTTTTGGCATTAAGGCCAATCAAAAGCTGGTTCCTTTATGGTCATCAGGCATTGGGTGGGATATCTCAAAAGAGGAGTTTTACAGTGTTGGATGGCTGCCCTATCTTAAACTGAGAGCTACCTACGGCTTTAACGGAAACATGAATAATAGTGCGACTGCCTTACCTACAGCCTTTTATAATCTTCCATCAGGATCATATCATACTGAACCTACATTAAGTTTAAGGACACCACCCAATCCTGGGCTAAGTTGGGAGAGGATTCGTATGATAAACGTGGGTATTGACTTCGGCACCTTAAAAAACAGAATAACTGGAAGTGTTGAATATTACAATAAAAGAGGAATAGACCTTATAGGCTCTCTCGTGATCGAATCCACCGTAGGTGTTCAAAACTATGTTGCAAACTATGCCAGTATGAAAGGCAAAGGAGTTGATTTGATCCTAAATACCACTAATATAGACCGATCAGTTAAATGGCAGACCAATTTTATATTGAGTTACAATACTGACGAAATAACGGATTATAGGCAAACTGCCTCGTCAGCAACCCTATATCTAATTGATAATTTTGCAGTCATAGGCAAACCTCTAATTCGAGCCTATGCCTATCCATCTGCTGGATTAGACCCGACAAATGGTAATCCCAGAGGATATGTGGATGGAAATGTAGAGGACTTTACTAAAGTCTTAACTGACGCACAACCGGAAGATATAAAATATTTTGGAACACTGACTCCGCAATATTTTGGAGCTGTTAGGAATAATTTGTTATTTAAAAGCATTTCAGTATCCGCTAACATAACCTACCGATTCAAATACTTCTTTAGAAGAAATACCATTAACTACAACAGCCTTGTTGCAAACTGGGGTGGTCATCTCGACTACGAGAAAAGATGGCAGGAATCCGGGGATGAACAAAACACAACAGTCCCTTCGCTGCCTCCTTCCTTAGACAATAGATTCAACTTTTACAGTAACAGTGAAGATTTAGTAGAAAAAGGAGACCATATTCGATTGCAAGACGTTCGACTTTCCTATGATTTTAATAGAGCCACTTTTTCACGATTACCTTTTTCAAACGCTCAGATTTATGTGTATGCCAATAATCTGGGAATATTATGGCGAGCAAATAAAAGTGGACTGGATCCCGATTTCCCGGGCTTGTCAAGCATTCCAACACCCAAAAGCTGGGCTATAGGGGTGAATGTGAGTTTTTAA
- a CDS encoding RagB/SusD family nutrient uptake outer membrane protein produces the protein MKKQHTYYLLACLITILTSCSKDWLEAKTDKSLTVPTTLADFQGMLDNVAMMTNTSTSNGEIGSDGHFITDISYQNRAKSVFTDSYIWSKTVRYIGSSTGWGRIYERILYCNIILDGLQSTQFSDRTQNIEYKNIKGQALFQRAISFYEVSRIFAPPYNLNGDNSMPGVILRLTSDITIASKRATTQQTYDRILGDLLEAKDLLPDRPDLLTRASKSAVLALLARIYLSMEDYDNALKYSTEALSIYSTLYDYNNLPATNSNIGRYNAEVIFHAYFSDPFLTSNCLIEKSLYDQYDADDLRKTRFFRVNASTGNITFKGNYEGTTANLFCGLATDELYLIRAECYARDRNVSNAMEDLNALMRKRWDMNVPYPEITATDPEDALRKVLTERKKELILRNVRWSDLRRLNRDPRFAVTLTRTVDGTTYTLEPNSYKYTFPIPDDIIEQTGIAQNPGWEK, from the coding sequence ATGAAAAAACAACATACATACTACCTATTGGCATGCTTAATCACAATACTAACATCTTGTTCCAAAGATTGGTTGGAAGCCAAAACAGACAAATCTCTTACTGTGCCCACTACGCTAGCAGACTTTCAGGGCATGCTTGATAATGTAGCTATGATGACAAACACGTCAACCTCAAATGGTGAAATAGGTAGTGATGGTCATTTTATAACAGACATTAGTTACCAAAATAGAGCGAAGAGTGTTTTTACAGATAGCTATATCTGGTCGAAAACAGTACGTTATATAGGCTCCTCCACAGGGTGGGGACGAATCTATGAAAGAATATTATATTGCAATATAATATTGGATGGGCTACAGTCAACGCAGTTTTCAGATCGGACTCAAAATATAGAATACAAAAATATAAAGGGCCAAGCTCTTTTTCAAAGAGCCATTAGTTTTTATGAAGTATCGAGAATATTTGCACCTCCCTATAACCTAAATGGGGATAATAGTATGCCAGGCGTTATTTTAAGGCTCACTTCAGATATTACAATAGCGTCTAAAAGAGCAACTACTCAGCAAACTTATGATCGAATTTTGGGCGACTTATTAGAAGCTAAAGATTTGCTACCTGACAGACCGGATCTATTGACCCGGGCTTCAAAATCCGCAGTACTGGCATTGTTAGCCAGAATTTATCTGAGTATGGAGGATTACGACAATGCACTCAAGTATTCAACAGAAGCCCTTTCTATCTATTCAACCTTGTATGATTATAATAATCTACCTGCCACCAACAGCAATATTGGAAGATACAATGCAGAGGTGATATTTCATGCATACTTTAGTGATCCATTTTTGACATCAAATTGCTTAATAGAAAAGAGTTTATACGACCAATATGATGCTGATGATCTTAGAAAAACACGATTTTTTAGAGTAAACGCGAGTACCGGCAATATTACGTTCAAGGGAAATTACGAAGGCACTACAGCAAACCTTTTCTGCGGATTGGCGACGGACGAATTGTACTTAATTAGAGCCGAGTGTTACGCTCGTGACAGAAATGTTAGCAATGCTATGGAAGATCTCAATGCACTCATGAGGAAAAGGTGGGATATGAATGTTCCTTATCCCGAGATTACTGCTACTGATCCAGAAGATGCACTTCGAAAAGTATTGACAGAGCGAAAAAAGGAACTCATTCTCCGCAACGTGCGTTGGAGCGACTTACGGCGTCTGAATCGTGATCCGCGTTTTGCCGTTACGCTTACCCGTACAGTTGACGGAACTACTTATACGCTGGAGCCTAATAGCTACAAATACACCTTTCCTATTCCGGACGATATAATTGAGCAAACGGGTATTGCGCAAAATCCGGGCTGGGAAAAATAG